One Acidobacteriaceae bacterium genomic region harbors:
- a CDS encoding alpha-amylase family glycosyl hydrolase, translating to MAALQWWQTGVIYQIYPRSFQDTNGDGVGDLPGITARLDYIAGLGIDAIWISPFYPSPMKDFGYDVSDYTGVDPTFGTMEDFDTLLREAHARGLRVILDFVPNHTSDEHPWFVESRTSVKNAKRTWYLWHKPLPAGDDWKPAQERYPNNWMSHFGGPAWQWDQKTEQFYLHSFLKEQPDLNWRNTDVREAIYGAMRFWLEKGIDGFRMDVLWLLIKDAEFRNNPPNPEYHGGMQDFASTLPVYNSNRPETHEIVAEMRGVLDSYGATLPETADASEASSALEMKSARSHRVLIGEIYLPLAELVQYYGMPVQRGPAQLPAPETQELNGANLPFNFHLIQTEWKASAIAEIVQRYEQLLPPGGWPNYVLGNHDQPRLASRVGAKQARVAAMLLLTLRGTPTLYYGDELGMEDVPIAPDQVRDPAEKNEPGKGRGRDPERSPMLWVNAPNAGFTSPNATPWLPLESDWATKNAAVQRSDSKSMLTLYRRLLALRRQHDTLHAGAITNVAAEGNVLRYVRQGLPEGESTDFQVLLNLGTEVARARCAPGTVVLTTMLDGAGARVDGEVTIEAGEGLLIALD from the coding sequence ATGGCGGCATTGCAGTGGTGGCAGACGGGAGTGATCTACCAGATCTATCCGCGCAGTTTTCAGGATACGAACGGCGATGGAGTTGGCGATCTTCCGGGAATCACAGCGCGACTGGACTATATAGCCGGCCTTGGCATCGATGCGATCTGGATTTCGCCGTTCTATCCGTCGCCGATGAAAGATTTCGGCTATGACGTGTCGGACTACACGGGGGTCGATCCGACCTTCGGCACGATGGAGGACTTCGACACGCTGCTGCGTGAAGCGCATGCGCGCGGGCTGCGGGTCATTCTCGATTTTGTGCCGAACCACACCTCGGATGAGCATCCGTGGTTTGTCGAGTCGCGAACGTCTGTGAAGAATGCGAAGCGCACCTGGTATCTGTGGCATAAGCCACTACCCGCGGGAGATGACTGGAAGCCTGCACAAGAACGCTATCCGAACAACTGGATGTCGCACTTCGGCGGCCCGGCATGGCAGTGGGATCAGAAGACGGAGCAGTTTTATCTACATTCGTTTTTGAAGGAACAGCCCGACTTGAACTGGCGGAACACCGATGTGCGTGAGGCCATCTATGGAGCGATGCGCTTCTGGCTGGAGAAAGGCATCGACGGATTTCGGATGGACGTGCTCTGGCTGCTGATCAAGGATGCGGAGTTCAGAAACAATCCGCCGAACCCGGAGTATCACGGCGGAATGCAGGACTTCGCGTCGACCCTTCCGGTTTATAACTCGAACCGGCCGGAGACGCATGAGATCGTGGCGGAGATGCGTGGCGTGTTGGACAGCTACGGGGCGACGCTGCCGGAGACTGCGGATGCGAGCGAGGCGAGTTCGGCATTGGAGATGAAGTCGGCGAGGTCCCACCGCGTTTTGATCGGGGAGATTTATTTGCCGCTCGCGGAGCTGGTGCAGTACTACGGGATGCCGGTGCAGCGTGGGCCAGCGCAGTTGCCGGCACCGGAGACCCAGGAGCTCAACGGAGCGAACCTGCCCTTCAATTTTCATCTCATCCAGACGGAGTGGAAGGCGAGCGCGATTGCGGAGATTGTTCAACGGTATGAACAGCTTCTGCCCCCGGGCGGCTGGCCGAATTACGTGCTTGGGAATCATGATCAGCCGCGGCTGGCGTCGCGTGTAGGAGCGAAGCAGGCTCGCGTGGCAGCAATGTTGCTGCTGACGCTGCGAGGCACGCCGACGCTGTACTACGGCGACGAACTCGGGATGGAAGACGTTCCGATTGCGCCGGACCAGGTGCGGGATCCAGCGGAGAAGAACGAGCCCGGCAAAGGACGCGGGCGCGACCCGGAGCGGTCTCCGATGCTTTGGGTGAACGCGCCGAATGCGGGATTTACGTCGCCGAACGCAACGCCCTGGCTACCGCTCGAGAGTGATTGGGCGACAAAAAATGCTGCGGTACAGCGGAGTGATTCGAAGTCGATGCTGACGTTGTACCGGAGATTGCTGGCGCTGCGGCGGCAACATGACACGCTGCATGCGGGCGCGATCACAAACGTTGCGGCCGAAGGGAACGTGCTGCGCTATGTGCGGCAAGGTTTGCCGGAAGGCGAGAGCACGGATTTTCAGGTGCTGTTGAATCTTGGGACGGAAGTAGCGCGTGCGCGCTGTGCGCCGGGTACGGTCGTGCTGACGACGATGCTGGACGGCGCAGGCGCGCGCGTGGATGGAGAGGTCACGATTGAGGCCGGTGAGGGGCTGCTGATCGCGCTGGATTAG
- a CDS encoding FmdE family protein, whose translation MSAATSIDNSELDELLHEAEVAHGHLCAGQILGVRMAMLAMSRLGIRSPRKKLLLNGDLNPDRKRPVVFVEIDRCATDAIAVVTGARVGKRALKLRDWGKMAATFIDLDAQLAPNEYKGIRVVALEGSKQRAKELYPELNKNEAQMRAYRELPDEELFSEQWVRVPLSPSEFPGYKGERVACARCGEGVNFDRFVERDGERLCLACANPASLYYQPL comes from the coding sequence ATGAGCGCCGCAACTTCCATCGACAACTCGGAGCTCGATGAACTACTTCACGAGGCGGAAGTCGCCCATGGCCATCTCTGCGCCGGGCAGATCCTCGGAGTTCGCATGGCGATGCTCGCGATGAGCCGCCTTGGCATCCGCTCGCCGCGCAAGAAGCTGTTGCTGAACGGTGACTTGAATCCTGACCGCAAACGCCCGGTCGTCTTTGTCGAGATCGATCGTTGTGCCACTGACGCGATCGCCGTCGTCACCGGAGCCCGCGTCGGCAAACGCGCCCTGAAGCTGCGCGACTGGGGCAAAATGGCCGCCACCTTCATCGATCTCGATGCGCAGCTCGCACCCAACGAATACAAGGGAATTCGTGTCGTCGCACTCGAAGGCTCCAAGCAGCGTGCGAAAGAACTCTACCCGGAGCTCAACAAGAACGAAGCGCAGATGCGCGCCTACCGCGAACTCCCCGACGAAGAGCTCTTCTCGGAGCAGTGGGTGCGGGTCCCGCTCTCGCCCAGCGAGTTCCCCGGCTACAAGGGCGAGCGCGTCGCCTGCGCGCGTTGCGGAGAAGGCGTCAACTTCGACCGCTTCGTCGAACGGGACGGCGAGCGCCTCTGCCTGGCTTGCGCAAATCCCGCCTCGCTCTACTACCAGCCGCTTTAA